Below is a genomic region from Microcoleus sp. bin38.metabat.b11b12b14.051.
TGGCTAGGGCCATTTGTACGATCGCATCAGCATGATCGTCCCGAAGGATCGGTAATCCAGATGCTACCATATAGCCGTCACCAATTGTCTTAATTTTTTCTAACCCGTATTTCTCGGTTAGTTTGTCAAATTCTGAGAAAATCGAATTGAGTTTGACTATTAATTCAATGGGAGGAATTTCTGAGGCAAGCTTGGTAAAGCCTACCATGTCAGCAAATAAGACACTGACATTGGGGAAATGATCGGCGATTACCAAGTGTTCGGTTACTTCTGCTTGCAGCCGCAGGGCGATCGACTCTGGTAAGATGTTCAGCAATAATTTTTGAGTTTTCTCTTGACTTTCGATCAACTGCCGGTACATTTGAGACTGTTGAATCAAGCGCCGCACTCGCTGAAGCAGCACTGGCCAGTGAATCGGCTTTGTCACATAATCTGTTGCTCCTACTTCAAAAGCTTGATTGACTGATTTTTTGTCATCTAGCGCTGTCAGCATTAGCACCGGGATGTTTTGCGTCAGGGGATGGGCTTGGAGTTGAGCGCAGCAAGTAAAACCGTCCATTACAGGCATCATGGCATCCAATAAGA
It encodes:
- a CDS encoding adenylate/guanylate cyclase domain-containing protein, with the protein product MISADFRKNSPTPPQILIVDDEPTQQLFTRRIVEKEGYRVIEASNGQECLDICQKMLPDIVLLDAMMPVMDGFTCCAQLQAHPLTQNIPVLMLTALDDKKSVNQAFEVGATDYVTKPIHWPVLLQRVRRLIQQSQMYRQLIESQEKTQKLLLNILPESIALRLQAEVTEHLVIADHFPNVSVLFADMVGFTKLASEIPPIELIVKLNSIFSEFDKLTEKYGLEKIKTIGDGYMVASGLPILRDDHADAIVQMALAMQQAMARLNAQTKEFHSLRIGIHSGPVVAGVIGTKKFSYDLWGDTVNTASRMEQYSFPGCIQVTEDTYKQLSNKHLFAERGMIDVKGKGKMKTYLL